In the Oncorhynchus keta strain PuntledgeMale-10-30-2019 chromosome 29, Oket_V2, whole genome shotgun sequence genome, one interval contains:
- the LOC118362015 gene encoding CD48 antigen-like isoform X2 has product MKTLFLLHICWLEIITGIRGEPSVDQYGLKGGSICLAVAEPEILKGLKWKTDSDIIVDDKEISPKYKEKVDYNSVNHSLCIKNLLNTDSRMYIISAINQRDWTYSATTYRLKVLDHVPKPVMDVTSLFNTSVGLCDVTVNCSVKDGWMLSVCGWGQCTLSQQLMSLCEVNIIIISNGNGTIQCSSSNHVSTQTIYQPMEDCIGEKDAKASALSVRTIAANIVRSVIVCVGLAVTIMAINKIKRWISSKEDDSTQVIVDDPLGPSEVQTLQKCAETRTATPN; this is encoded by the exons ATGAAAACTCTGTTTCTGCTACACATCTGTTGGCTGGAAATCATCACAG GAATCAGAGGGGAACCTTCAGTGGACCAGTATGGGTTGAAGGGGGGTTCAATATGTCTGGCTGTTGCAGAACCTGAGATTCTCAAGGGACTTAAATGGAAGACGGACAGTGATATAATAGTTGATGATAAAGAGATCTCTCCTAAATACAAGGAAAAGGTGGATTATAACTCTGTGAACCATTCTCTGTGTATAAAGAATCTGTTGAACACAGACAGTAGAATGTACATAATAAGTGCAATTAACCAGAGAGACTGGACATATTCAGCTACCACCTACAGACTAAAGGTGCTGG ATCATGTTCCCAAACCAGTCATGGATGTCACATCTCTCTTCAACACAAGTGTGGGACTCTGTGATGTCACAGTGAACTGTTCAGTTAAAGATGGCTGGatgttgtctgtctgtggctGGGGACAGTGTACACTGTCACAACAGTTAATGTCTCTGTGTGaggtcaacatcatcatcatctccaaTGGGAACGGGACTATCCAATGCTCCAGCAGCAACCACGTCAGCACACAGACCATCTATCAACCCATGGAGGACT GTATTGGTGAGAAGGACGCCAAAGCTTCAGCATTATCAGTCAGGACCATTGCGGCCAATATTGTTCGATCAGTGATTGTCTGTGTTGGATTGGCAGTCACCATAATGGCCATTAACAAGATCAAGAGATGGATATCCTCAAAAGAAGATGACTCAACTCAG GTCATCGTTGATGATCCACTGGGCCCTTCTGAGGTACAAACACTACAGAAATGTGCAGAAACCAGGACAGCAACACCCAATTGA
- the LOC118362015 gene encoding CD48 antigen-like isoform X1, translated as MKTLFLLHICWLEIITGIRGEPSVDQYGLKGGSICLAVAEPEILKGLKWKTDSDIIVDDKEISPKYKEKVDYNSVNHSLCIKNLLNTDSRMYIISAINQRDWTYSATTYRLKVLDHVPKPVMDVTSLFNTSVGLCDVTVNCSVKDGWMLSVCGWGQCTLSQQLMSLCEVNIIIISNGNGTIQCSSSNHVSTQTIYQPMEDCIGEKDAKASALSVRTIAANIVRSVIVCVGLAVTIMAINKIKRWISSKEDDSTQQVIVDDPLGPSEVQTLQKCAETRTATPN; from the exons ATGAAAACTCTGTTTCTGCTACACATCTGTTGGCTGGAAATCATCACAG GAATCAGAGGGGAACCTTCAGTGGACCAGTATGGGTTGAAGGGGGGTTCAATATGTCTGGCTGTTGCAGAACCTGAGATTCTCAAGGGACTTAAATGGAAGACGGACAGTGATATAATAGTTGATGATAAAGAGATCTCTCCTAAATACAAGGAAAAGGTGGATTATAACTCTGTGAACCATTCTCTGTGTATAAAGAATCTGTTGAACACAGACAGTAGAATGTACATAATAAGTGCAATTAACCAGAGAGACTGGACATATTCAGCTACCACCTACAGACTAAAGGTGCTGG ATCATGTTCCCAAACCAGTCATGGATGTCACATCTCTCTTCAACACAAGTGTGGGACTCTGTGATGTCACAGTGAACTGTTCAGTTAAAGATGGCTGGatgttgtctgtctgtggctGGGGACAGTGTACACTGTCACAACAGTTAATGTCTCTGTGTGaggtcaacatcatcatcatctccaaTGGGAACGGGACTATCCAATGCTCCAGCAGCAACCACGTCAGCACACAGACCATCTATCAACCCATGGAGGACT GTATTGGTGAGAAGGACGCCAAAGCTTCAGCATTATCAGTCAGGACCATTGCGGCCAATATTGTTCGATCAGTGATTGTCTGTGTTGGATTGGCAGTCACCATAATGGCCATTAACAAGATCAAGAGATGGATATCCTCAAAAGAAGATGACTCAACTCAG CAGGTCATCGTTGATGATCCACTGGGCCCTTCTGAGGTACAAACACTACAGAAATGTGCAGAAACCAGGACAGCAACACCCAATTGA